In a single window of the Cucumis melo cultivar AY chromosome 11, USDA_Cmelo_AY_1.0, whole genome shotgun sequence genome:
- the LOC103501899 gene encoding uncharacterized protein LOC103501899 isoform X2, which translates to MESDISLIEVAGEDDSLLQQIPEDDLLNLERKMEGSTAGNSGFFLCSPLLTDRSNATIAGSSTASADYTDKENINANNIEGPKLNIMPQQMKKKKAGGYNLRKSLAWNKAFFTEEGVLDSVELSMITGSTSRSCGEALGAIDEEIPAESSSGCYNDFSSKDKLFKDTSTCTPSAGRKNGRCLLPKRGSSTKDNVKLKEPSAKDFNRSGSKRGSCRRPAASSSVKRPIISTATKTVNKEERISRIPVPKRDPISTTISRAPRNAASIRASDAKSNPVVQRVNQVAQRAGSIPKMTTLKGPFINAKRALNKDVNASKSLKAKSSLEQPRIKLANPVLKVNSSRSQYGSTDSNEGVKAATNSLISKPSSLNDDGTKKVSASITQNAASDGRSILNQTQMPKPSGLRMPSPSMGFFGQKKVSSFQSVPPDNSEFHDISKSSIPNVRLAGPSNPICQLATLVPKNVMKAHHGEASGETNVVSCLGSGSSLEPVSHDKAKSALKVANIHSGKMNVSGASTMNKVLSIHELEKPDVRSLSNAVLDHLGDVARINDEIHDQLDECQPHRVSFNFGDSTESHLDETNDLCLLGMRKALDDPLSGVQDCYDQSSEQVELTNSSNFKIERTSPDHERLGIGISNSLKRSRSSIEFDHGRFEDVSNESNGQERCSFEQDEAFETHKVRVLRTRKAEASDLDHCISNECKNSMQSTSVLCNSDSMHIDDEITTGTTSNSEAVQGNSCSLASQNDYTSRENKHLTRENNDVSECKLDSENDCASIPHSTGDACLDSDRVNRNCKSRTDEMVDIGSDMQQNNASLEVGRNHNDRGGVEIACYAEAAETVPISRDLRSNDTESQLYEAHICIEPEHVQNEDKQNFPVLSSVSDFDQLPGFSALQNCCIDQVEDSPKNNQGNCSIDDLLHRSSSEENNKEIIIDSVIDSSESSDVCPPECPTNCDPPKDNCSTHEEIRETRTGDNILGSLEIEASLRRSSCSTAKSSEFGKVPSGEGTSETMSKEIVSEGRTTYDDKTFCSPTKDLCLLIANDDISACENVQQYGRDKELDNLKSPEMNGTTLCQNKSELRSRNSEMHYVNDNAQLETEMCSTYNDNAQLEAGTIIEQYMEAKELENQEMTRNTLCQNESEINSATYHLLDTEMCCTYNDNAQSEAITTCNDSSLCRSTKDLGSSIPNEDVLSREKIEVYMEAIEVENHKSPKMNGNLVFQNENELNSEMHQLLGTETCSTHDDNSQSLELKSEAVGKQNVMGINTSTNAVPFSEEWLAALEAAGEEILTMKTGAVQNSPPDKSQPEPGPWSPVKRKNNQGIGPFDCTKCTKAGLTP; encoded by the exons ATGGAGTCCGATATTTCTCTCATTGAAGTCGCCGGTGAAGACGATTCTCTACTGCAACAGATTCCAGAAGACGATCTTCTAAACCTTGAACGGAAAATGGAAGGGAGTACAGCTGGAAACAGCGGTTTCTTCTTGTGTTCGCCTCTCTTAACTGACAGATCCAACGCCACTATTGCTGGTTCTTCTACTGCTTCTGCCG ATTATACGgataaagaaaatattaatgcAAACAATATAGAAGGTCCTAAGCTTAATATTATGCCGCAacagatgaagaagaagaaagcagGAGGATATAACTTACGGAAAAGCTTAGCATGGAACAAAGCTTTCTTCACCGAAGAAG GAGTTTTGGATTCCGTTGAGCTATCGATGATCACTGGTAGTACTAGTAGATCTTGTGGTGAAGCATTGGGAGCAATCGACGAAGAAATACCGGCGGAATCTAGTAGTGGCTGTTATAATGATTTTTCGTCGAAAGATAAATTATTCAAGGATACGTCAACTTGTACTCCAAGTGCTGGTAGAAAGAATGGCCGTTGCTTGTTGCCAAAGCGTGGTTCATCAACTAAAGATAAT GTCAAGTTGAAGGAGCCATCAGCCAAAGATTTCAATAGGAGCGGATCAAAACGAGGAAGCTGTCGGCGACCTGCGGCCTCATCGT CTGTCAAAAGGCCTATAATCTCAACTGCAACAAAAACTGTGAACAAAGAAGAGAGAATTTCCAGAATTCCAGTTCCAAAACGTGATCCTATTTCCACAACTATCTCTAGGGCTCCAAGGAATGCTGCTTCTATACGTGCAAGTGACGCAAAGAGTAATCCGGTTGTTCAAAGAGTTAATCAGGTTGCTCAAAGAG CTGGCAGTATTCCAAAAATGACTACGTTAAAGGGCCCGTTCATCAACGCAAAAAGGGCATTAAACAAGGACGTCAATGCAAGTAAATCTTTGAAGGCTAAAAGCTCACTTGAACAACCGAGAATAAAATTG GCTAACCCAGTATTAAAAGTGAATTCCTCGCGTTCACAATACGGATCTACTGATTCAAATGAGGGGGTAAAGGCGGCGAcaaattcattaatttcaaaaccTAGTTCTTTAAATGATGACGGCACCAAGAAAGTTTCTGCTTCCATTACTCAAAACGCTGCCTCTGATGGTCGCAGCATACTTAATCAAACCCAAATGCCAAAGCCGTCTGGTCTTCGAATGCCATCACCGTCTATGGGATTTTTTGGTCAG AAAAAGGTTTCTTCATTCCAAAGCGTGCCCCCAGATAATTCAGAATTCCACGATATATCTAAATCCAGTATTCCCAATGTGAGACTAGCTGGTCCTTCAAACCCTATTTGTCAGTTGGCAACACTTGTACCTAAAAACGTTATGAAAGCACACCATGGTGAGGCTTCTGGAGAAACTAATGTAGTTTCCTGCTTAGGCTCGGGTAGTTCACTAGAACCTGTTTCCCATGATAAAGCGAAGTCCGCCTTGAAAGTAGCTAACATTCATTCAGGGAAAATGAATGTATCTGGCGCTTCTACAATGAACAAGGTTTTGAGCATCCATGAACTTGAGAAGCCTGATGTTCGGTCCCTTTCTAATGCTGTGCTGGATCATCTTGGAGATGTTGCTAGAATAAATGATGAGATTCACGACCAATTAGATGAGTGCCAACCCCATCGTGTGTCATTTAACTTTGGTGATTCTACCGAATCACATCTTGATGAAACAAACGATTTGTGCTTGCTAGGGATGCGAAAGGCTCTTGATGATCCTTTAAGTGGGGTGCAAGATTGCTATGACCAATCTTCCGAGCAAGTTGAGCTTACAAACTCTTCTAATTTTAAGATTGAACGAACTTCTCCTGATCACGAGAGGTTGGGAATTGGAATTTCTAATTCACTGAAGAGAAGTAGAAGTTCGATAGAATTCGACCATGGTAGATTTGAAGATGTTAGTAATGAATCCAACGGTCAGGAGAGATGTTCATTTGAACAGGATGAAGCCTTCGAAACTCATAAGGTGAGAGTATTACGGACGAGGAAAGCAGAAGCTTCTGACTTAGATCATTGCATTTCAAATGAATGCAAAAACTCTATGCAGAGCACTTCTGTACTGTGTAACTCAGACTCGATGCATATTGATGATGAAATAACAACCGGTACAACGTCGAATAGTGAAGCAGTGCAAGGAAACAGTTGTTCTCTAGCGTCTCAGAACGATTATACTTCCCGTGAGAACAAGCATTTGACAAGAGAAAACAATGACGTCAGTGAATGTAAACTGGACAGTGAGAATGATTGTGCTTCGATTCCACATTCAACAGGAGATGCTTGCTTAGATAGTGACCGGGTCAACAGGAATTGCAAAAGTCGTACAGATGAGATGGTAGACATTGGATCAGATATGCAGCAGAATAACGCTTCCTTGGAAGTAGGAAGGAATCATAATGATCGTGGTGGTGTAGAAATTGCCTGCTATGCTGAAGCTGCTGAAACTGTACCAATAAGCCGAGATTTACGTTCAAATGATACGGAAAGTCAGCTGTATGAAGCCCATATATGCATTGAACCCgagcatgtacagaatgaagaCAAACAAAATTTTCCTGTTCTATCCTCAGTTAGTGATTTTGATCAACTACCTGGATTTTCTGCACTTCAAAATTGTTGCATTGACCAGGTAGAAGATTCCCCAAAAAACAACCAAGGGAACTGCTCAATTGATGACTTGTTGCATAGAAGCAGTTCTGAAGAGAACAACAAAGAAATTATAATTGATAGTGTCATTGATAGTTCTGAATCTTCGGATGTATGCCCGCCAGAATGTCCAACCAATTGTGACCCACCCAAGGATAATTGCAGTACACATGAGGAGATACGTGAAACAAGGACAGGAGACAACATTTTAGGGTCTTTGGAGATTGAAGCGTCATTAAGACGTTCAAGTTGTTCGACTGCTAAATCATCTGAGTTTGGCAAAGTACCAAGTGGTGAAGGTACATCTGAGACAATGAGTAAAGAAATTGTTTCTGAAGGAAGAACGACCTACGATGATAAGACGTTTTGTTCTCCAACTAAAGATTTGTGTTTGTTAATAGCCAACGATGACATATCGGCTTGTGAAAATGTTCAACAGTATGGAAGAGATAAAGAACTGGACAATCTTAAGTCTCCAGAGATGAATGGAACCACACTATGTCAAAACAAAAGCGAGCTTAGAAGCAGAAACAGTGAAATGCATTATGTCAACGACAATGCACAATTAGAAACTGAAATGTGCAGTACGTACAACGACAATGCACAATTAGAAGCAGGAACAATTATCGAACAGTATATGGAAGCAAAAGAACTCGAGAATCAAGAGATGACCAGAAACACATTATGTCAAAACGAAAGTGAAATCAACAGTGCAACATATCATCTACTTGACACTGAGATGTGCTGTACATACAACGACAATGCACAATCAGAAGCAATAACAACTTGCAACGATTCATCGCTTTGTCGATCAACTAAAGATTTGGGTTCATCAATACCCAATGAAGACGTATTATCAAGGGAAAAAATTGAAGTATATATGGAAGCTATAGAAGTGGAGAATCATAAGTCTCCAAAGATGAACGGAAACTTAGTGTTTCAAAATGAAAATGAGCTCAACAGTGAAATGCATCAACTCCTCGGTACCGAAACATGCAGTACACATGACGACAATTCACAATCATTGGAGCT AAAGTCCGAGGCTGTCGGGAAGCAAAATGTTATGGGAATTAATACTTCAACAAATGCTGTTCCATTTTCTGAAGAATGGTTGGCTGCACTTGAAGCTGCTGGAGAA
- the LOC103501899 gene encoding uncharacterized protein LOC103501899 isoform X1: MESDISLIEVAGEDDSLLQQIPEDDLLNLERKMEGSTAGNSGFFLCSPLLTDRSNATIAGSSTASADYTDKENINANNIEGPKLNIMPQQMKKKKAGGYNLRKSLAWNKAFFTEEGVLDSVELSMITGSTSRSCGEALGAIDEEIPAESSSGCYNDFSSKDKLFKDTSTCTPSAGRKNGRCLLPKRGSSTKDNVKLKEPSAKDFNRSGSKRGSCRRPAASSSVKRPIISTATKTVNKEERISRIPVPKRDPISTTISRAPRNAASIRASDAKSNPVVQRVNQVAQRAGSIPKMTTLKGPFINAKRALNKDVNASKSLKAKSSLEQPRIKLANPVLKVNSSRSQYGSTDSNEGVKAATNSLISKPSSLNDDGTKKVSASITQNAASDGRSILNQTQMPKPSGLRMPSPSMGFFGQKKVSSFQSVPPDNSEFHDISKSSIPNVRLAGPSNPICQLATLVPKNVMKAHHGEASGETNVVSCLGSGSSLEPVSHDKAKSALKVANIHSGKMNVSGASTMNKVLSIHELEKPDVRSLSNAVLDHLGDVARINDEIHDQLDECQPHRVSFNFGDSTESHLDETNDLCLLGMRKALDDPLSGVQDCYDQSSEQVELTNSSNFKIERTSPDHERLGIGISNSLKRSRSSIEFDHGRFEDVSNESNGQERCSFEQDEAFETHKVRVLRTRKAEASDLDHCISNECKNSMQSTSVLCNSDSMHIDDEITTGTTSNSEAVQGNSCSLASQNDYTSRENKHLTRENNDVSECKLDSENDCASIPHSTGDACLDSDRVNRNCKSRTDEMVDIGSDMQQNNASLEVGRNHNDRGGVEIACYAEAAETVPISRDLRSNDTESQLYEAHICIEPEHVQNEDKQNFPVLSSVSDFDQLPGFSALQNCCIDQVEDSPKNNQGNCSIDDLLHRSSSEENNKEIIIDSVIDSSESSDVCPPECPTNCDPPKDNCSTHEEIRETRTGDNILGSLEIEASLRRSSCSTAKSSEFGKVPSGEGTSETMSKEIVSEGRTTYDDKTFCSPTKDLCLLIANDDISACENVQQYGRDKELDNLKSPEMNGTTLCQNKSELRSRNSEMHYVNDNAQLETEMCSTYNDNAQLEAGTIIEQYMEAKELENQEMTRNTLCQNESEINSATYHLLDTEMCCTYNDNAQSEAITTCNDSSLCRSTKDLGSSIPNEDVLSREKIEVYMEAIEVENHKSPKMNGNLVFQNENELNSEMHQLLGTETCSTHDDNSQSLELRKSEAVGKQNVMGINTSTNAVPFSEEWLAALEAAGEEILTMKTGAVQNSPPDKSQPEPGPWSPVKRKNNQGIGPFDCTKCTKAGLTP; the protein is encoded by the exons ATGGAGTCCGATATTTCTCTCATTGAAGTCGCCGGTGAAGACGATTCTCTACTGCAACAGATTCCAGAAGACGATCTTCTAAACCTTGAACGGAAAATGGAAGGGAGTACAGCTGGAAACAGCGGTTTCTTCTTGTGTTCGCCTCTCTTAACTGACAGATCCAACGCCACTATTGCTGGTTCTTCTACTGCTTCTGCCG ATTATACGgataaagaaaatattaatgcAAACAATATAGAAGGTCCTAAGCTTAATATTATGCCGCAacagatgaagaagaagaaagcagGAGGATATAACTTACGGAAAAGCTTAGCATGGAACAAAGCTTTCTTCACCGAAGAAG GAGTTTTGGATTCCGTTGAGCTATCGATGATCACTGGTAGTACTAGTAGATCTTGTGGTGAAGCATTGGGAGCAATCGACGAAGAAATACCGGCGGAATCTAGTAGTGGCTGTTATAATGATTTTTCGTCGAAAGATAAATTATTCAAGGATACGTCAACTTGTACTCCAAGTGCTGGTAGAAAGAATGGCCGTTGCTTGTTGCCAAAGCGTGGTTCATCAACTAAAGATAAT GTCAAGTTGAAGGAGCCATCAGCCAAAGATTTCAATAGGAGCGGATCAAAACGAGGAAGCTGTCGGCGACCTGCGGCCTCATCGT CTGTCAAAAGGCCTATAATCTCAACTGCAACAAAAACTGTGAACAAAGAAGAGAGAATTTCCAGAATTCCAGTTCCAAAACGTGATCCTATTTCCACAACTATCTCTAGGGCTCCAAGGAATGCTGCTTCTATACGTGCAAGTGACGCAAAGAGTAATCCGGTTGTTCAAAGAGTTAATCAGGTTGCTCAAAGAG CTGGCAGTATTCCAAAAATGACTACGTTAAAGGGCCCGTTCATCAACGCAAAAAGGGCATTAAACAAGGACGTCAATGCAAGTAAATCTTTGAAGGCTAAAAGCTCACTTGAACAACCGAGAATAAAATTG GCTAACCCAGTATTAAAAGTGAATTCCTCGCGTTCACAATACGGATCTACTGATTCAAATGAGGGGGTAAAGGCGGCGAcaaattcattaatttcaaaaccTAGTTCTTTAAATGATGACGGCACCAAGAAAGTTTCTGCTTCCATTACTCAAAACGCTGCCTCTGATGGTCGCAGCATACTTAATCAAACCCAAATGCCAAAGCCGTCTGGTCTTCGAATGCCATCACCGTCTATGGGATTTTTTGGTCAG AAAAAGGTTTCTTCATTCCAAAGCGTGCCCCCAGATAATTCAGAATTCCACGATATATCTAAATCCAGTATTCCCAATGTGAGACTAGCTGGTCCTTCAAACCCTATTTGTCAGTTGGCAACACTTGTACCTAAAAACGTTATGAAAGCACACCATGGTGAGGCTTCTGGAGAAACTAATGTAGTTTCCTGCTTAGGCTCGGGTAGTTCACTAGAACCTGTTTCCCATGATAAAGCGAAGTCCGCCTTGAAAGTAGCTAACATTCATTCAGGGAAAATGAATGTATCTGGCGCTTCTACAATGAACAAGGTTTTGAGCATCCATGAACTTGAGAAGCCTGATGTTCGGTCCCTTTCTAATGCTGTGCTGGATCATCTTGGAGATGTTGCTAGAATAAATGATGAGATTCACGACCAATTAGATGAGTGCCAACCCCATCGTGTGTCATTTAACTTTGGTGATTCTACCGAATCACATCTTGATGAAACAAACGATTTGTGCTTGCTAGGGATGCGAAAGGCTCTTGATGATCCTTTAAGTGGGGTGCAAGATTGCTATGACCAATCTTCCGAGCAAGTTGAGCTTACAAACTCTTCTAATTTTAAGATTGAACGAACTTCTCCTGATCACGAGAGGTTGGGAATTGGAATTTCTAATTCACTGAAGAGAAGTAGAAGTTCGATAGAATTCGACCATGGTAGATTTGAAGATGTTAGTAATGAATCCAACGGTCAGGAGAGATGTTCATTTGAACAGGATGAAGCCTTCGAAACTCATAAGGTGAGAGTATTACGGACGAGGAAAGCAGAAGCTTCTGACTTAGATCATTGCATTTCAAATGAATGCAAAAACTCTATGCAGAGCACTTCTGTACTGTGTAACTCAGACTCGATGCATATTGATGATGAAATAACAACCGGTACAACGTCGAATAGTGAAGCAGTGCAAGGAAACAGTTGTTCTCTAGCGTCTCAGAACGATTATACTTCCCGTGAGAACAAGCATTTGACAAGAGAAAACAATGACGTCAGTGAATGTAAACTGGACAGTGAGAATGATTGTGCTTCGATTCCACATTCAACAGGAGATGCTTGCTTAGATAGTGACCGGGTCAACAGGAATTGCAAAAGTCGTACAGATGAGATGGTAGACATTGGATCAGATATGCAGCAGAATAACGCTTCCTTGGAAGTAGGAAGGAATCATAATGATCGTGGTGGTGTAGAAATTGCCTGCTATGCTGAAGCTGCTGAAACTGTACCAATAAGCCGAGATTTACGTTCAAATGATACGGAAAGTCAGCTGTATGAAGCCCATATATGCATTGAACCCgagcatgtacagaatgaagaCAAACAAAATTTTCCTGTTCTATCCTCAGTTAGTGATTTTGATCAACTACCTGGATTTTCTGCACTTCAAAATTGTTGCATTGACCAGGTAGAAGATTCCCCAAAAAACAACCAAGGGAACTGCTCAATTGATGACTTGTTGCATAGAAGCAGTTCTGAAGAGAACAACAAAGAAATTATAATTGATAGTGTCATTGATAGTTCTGAATCTTCGGATGTATGCCCGCCAGAATGTCCAACCAATTGTGACCCACCCAAGGATAATTGCAGTACACATGAGGAGATACGTGAAACAAGGACAGGAGACAACATTTTAGGGTCTTTGGAGATTGAAGCGTCATTAAGACGTTCAAGTTGTTCGACTGCTAAATCATCTGAGTTTGGCAAAGTACCAAGTGGTGAAGGTACATCTGAGACAATGAGTAAAGAAATTGTTTCTGAAGGAAGAACGACCTACGATGATAAGACGTTTTGTTCTCCAACTAAAGATTTGTGTTTGTTAATAGCCAACGATGACATATCGGCTTGTGAAAATGTTCAACAGTATGGAAGAGATAAAGAACTGGACAATCTTAAGTCTCCAGAGATGAATGGAACCACACTATGTCAAAACAAAAGCGAGCTTAGAAGCAGAAACAGTGAAATGCATTATGTCAACGACAATGCACAATTAGAAACTGAAATGTGCAGTACGTACAACGACAATGCACAATTAGAAGCAGGAACAATTATCGAACAGTATATGGAAGCAAAAGAACTCGAGAATCAAGAGATGACCAGAAACACATTATGTCAAAACGAAAGTGAAATCAACAGTGCAACATATCATCTACTTGACACTGAGATGTGCTGTACATACAACGACAATGCACAATCAGAAGCAATAACAACTTGCAACGATTCATCGCTTTGTCGATCAACTAAAGATTTGGGTTCATCAATACCCAATGAAGACGTATTATCAAGGGAAAAAATTGAAGTATATATGGAAGCTATAGAAGTGGAGAATCATAAGTCTCCAAAGATGAACGGAAACTTAGTGTTTCAAAATGAAAATGAGCTCAACAGTGAAATGCATCAACTCCTCGGTACCGAAACATGCAGTACACATGACGACAATTCACAATCATTGGAGCT TAGAAAGTCCGAGGCTGTCGGGAAGCAAAATGTTATGGGAATTAATACTTCAACAAATGCTGTTCCATTTTCTGAAGAATGGTTGGCTGCACTTGAAGCTGCTGGAGAA